The sequence cagcttttatttttttcataacagtccaagtgggtcagaagtttacatacactcaattagtatttggtagcattgcctttaaattgtttaacttgggtcaaacgtttcggggagccttccacaagcttcccacaataaagttgggtgaattttggcccattccttctgacagagctggtgtaactgagtcaggtttgtaggcgtccttgcttgcacacactttttcagttctgaccacaaattttctatagcattgaggccagggctttgtgatgcccactccaataccttgactttgttgtccttacgccattttaccacaactttggaagtatggttggggtcattgtccatttggaagacccatttgcgatcaagctttaacttcctgactgatgtcttgagatgttgcttcaatatatccatataattttccttcctcgtgatgccatctattttgtgaagtgcaccagtccctcctgcagcaaagcacccccacaacatgatgctgccacccccgtgcttcacggttgggatggtgttcttcggcttgcaagcctcaccctttttcctccaaacataacgatggtcattatggccaaacagttctatttttgtttcatcagatcagaggacatttctccaaaaagtacgatcattgtccccatgtgcagttgcaaaccatagtctggcttttttatggcggttttggagcagtggcttcttccttgctgagtggcctttcaggttatgtcgatataggactcgttttaatgtggatatagatacttttgtacctgtttcctccagcatcttcacaagggcttttgctgttgttctgggattgatttgcacttttcgcaccaaagtacgttcatctctaggagacagaacgcgtctctttcctgagtggtatgacggctgcgtggtcacatggtgtttatacttgcgtactattgtttgtacagatgaacgtggtaccttcaggcgtttggaaattgctcctaaggatgaaccagacttgtggaggtctacaatttttttctgagttcttggctgatttcttttgattttcccatgatgtcaagcaaagaggcactgagtttgaaggtaggccttgaaatacatccacaggtacacctccaattgactcaactgatgtcaattagccaatcagaagcttctaaagccaattttccaagctgtttaaaggcacagtcaacttagtgtatgtaaacttctgacccactggaattgtgatacagtgaattataagtgaaataatctgtaagcaattgttggaaaaatgacttgtgtcatgcacaaagtagatgtcccaaccaacttgccaaaactatagtatactgtatagctTTAATGAATAAGccattataaatgctttataAAATATACACAATTTGATAAATGTTTACAAATACTGAAATAAGTATTTGTAGTTAGTATTAGTCTTTTTTTAGTTTATTAATGCTTATTCATTAAAGTTATGAAGTGTTATACCCTTCAATTTAGACTGATACTAACCTCGTCGAGAGCCTCTCCTGACTTGCGCATGTTCTGAATCATGTAGTTGTTGATGGCTTTGCCATCATCTGCGGCACAGAGGTCCATAACCAGGAAGCCATTCTCCTCCCAGGCATTGATCTGGTGGAACGTGGACAGCGCTTTGGCGTGATACTTGACTGAGTAGAGCTGGAAGAGAATAAAGGATGTCAGTCATCAGAAATGAAGCGTGTAACTTACAAGTATTTACTGTAGGCTTAGTATCCTTTGTTGTCTCGTTCCTGGCTTGTCTTTTACCAAAACTTTTTAAACTAATTGAGAGACTCCAAGAGTTCCAGGGCTTTCTATACCAAGGTCTTACCTTGCCTGTTTGCTTGTTAATCAAATGAAAGATGGTCTCAAGTTTAGGGTCCCAGTAGACCCCATCGCTGATACCCTTTCCTCTCAGCTTGCCTGTAACAATCTTCAAGAGGTCCATTTTTATAGGCTGCTCAATAAACACCACGTAATTCTCCGACATTGCTGAAATCAAATGAGCAGTATATCAATTGGCACTCTTTTGGAGTTGAGTCAGATCATATCAGTATTGATAGATCATTGCTGTGCATTCTGATTAGCAAAAGGATGAAACATGACCATTTTGCATTGAACATGGTTGTGTGAGTGAGCCATCTACTCGTGAGAGGGTTTACATGAAAGGCTGTTTACATTTAAATGTGTCATTAGCTATGAAGCCTGTGGAGGCTTTGTGTGGTCTGCTCACCAAAGCTGTGGTAGTATGAAGGTCTTGCCTTGTCCATTGAGGGAATAGAACAGACCACAGTAGCTCCCTCCAGGGTTTCCTCTGGGTTTTCTGGCATTGTCTTTGTCGGAGGCACACGGATTATATTGTAAATTGCACCTGATAAAAAGACAGGTTTTATTTGGAACTTGGAAAACTAAGCTTTGGCCATTTTTTTTGCAGGCAGATTTCAGGTTTGTGGTTTGTGTTTTGTCATTCTTAATCTGTAATAGATGTTAGACTTTAGTGAAGGTGGTTAGTGAATGGACAGGGGCTGGTTCCTTACTTACCTTTAGCAGAGTAAGAATTCCCCATGTTGTATGTTGTACCATCAGGGTCTGTGTGGGGGTGGGCAGTGGCTCCATTGACAGCGATGAATTTGCTCCAGTCCACCTGTtgagagcaacaacaacaatgaAATGTCTTAATAGCCCTTCAATCATGCTATCCTATAATGCAATAGGGCTCTTATTAAATATTTCAACCAAATCAATTGGCTATTTGTTTAGACTGAATGGAACCCTTTGTGTATAAAGGCTACTGTAGGTAGTGTGTGTAGGCctttaaaaagaaaagaaaaggctGCACTCTAGTAGCTCTGATGCAATATTTTATTAAGGCGTACCTTTTCCTTTGTCTCAAGTGTCTCAGGGTCCACCTTGTGCATGAAGTTCGTCTCCGTGCTCACGTAGTAATCACCCTTGTACGTCACAAAGCTCACATTGTCATTATCTGACCCTTCTGTGGACCAAAGACAGTTTTCATGTGGTTAGTACAACgcaaatcaattctctgtcatATATTCAATGCTCTTTTACCTCAAACTCTTGAACTGCAGACTTGAACGGTAAACTCACGTGGCAGTTCGAACCGGGACAGAAAGCGCTGGAAGAAGTTCTTGCAGGGGTCTGGCATGGCCACAGTCCCGAATTCAGACACAACGATGCGGCTGTTCTCACTGTTAGCTGTGTAGCAGTCACTTCCCAGGAAGCGGCTCTTGTAGGTCACTTGACCCCCTGCGATTTTGAACTGATGCAGGAGGGCCATTCCGTCAAACCAGTGGTTGAATCTGAGAAGCAGAAGAAATAGTTAATGTAGTACTTTGACTT comes from Salmo salar chromosome ssa20, Ssal_v3.1, whole genome shotgun sequence and encodes:
- the bco2a gene encoding beta-carotene oxygenase 2a; this encodes MSPPSNTDLKKKNKDHHYTDVHGLPCIEKIVASVDETPEAISTNISGTIPEWISGNFLRNGPGKFEIGNNKFNHWFDGMALLHQFKIAGGQVTYKSRFLGSDCYTANSENSRIVVSEFGTVAMPDPCKNFFQRFLSRFELPQGSDNDNVSFVTYKGDYYVSTETNFMHKVDPETLETKEKVDWSKFIAVNGATAHPHTDPDGTTYNMGNSYSAKGAIYNIIRVPPTKTMPENPEETLEGATVVCSIPSMDKARPSYYHSFAMSENYVVFIEQPIKMDLLKIVTGKLRGKGISDGVYWDPKLETIFHLINKQTGKLYSVKYHAKALSTFHQINAWEENGFLVMDLCAADDGKAINNYMIQNMRKSGEALDEVYNTMCRVFPRRFVLPLNVDMETPCGQNLNTRPDSTATATKTAKDKVFCTHEDLHDEELHKYGGLEFPQINYAKYNTKPYRYFYGCGFRHLVGDTLIKMDLQGKRMKVWEHPGLYPSEPVFVPLPGTTEEDEGVIMSVVITPNKDKSTFLLVLDAKTFKELGRAEVPVNIPYGFHGTFNSTMTH